One region of Sulfurisphaera ohwakuensis genomic DNA includes:
- the csaX gene encoding type I-A CRISPR-associated protein CsaX — protein MIVPLYNLFGDNLVTQLAVNANELKPMTVKGKPYLEIDDKELRIALDIASDIAQKFEKDNKKPIPLNANDKKVMEKVLKCFNFSSSDSISNVLKNFNIEQSKECYVDNVPSFIKPEYYEFVRIPGKPGGQKMSVKVDSRYVILAIAGWLFSRIGYARVGGETIGVNVFTLTKSMLYNTYGQFSGVKPETAFIFLLADRVIKSGSNISSARVYLMSDAGGQNPTVILGGFSVDFSKLLEKKELIDDDLIRLAQDATNDQSPTSDFSARIVELVYEVIGGAKRVEDLVYLANRYVSMEVRNAKDFCKNNRIYCTAYYYSQKLLSEIGW, from the coding sequence TTGATAGTCCCTCTGTATAATTTATTCGGGGATAATTTAGTAACTCAGTTAGCAGTAAACGCGAATGAATTAAAGCCTATGACAGTGAAGGGAAAACCCTACTTAGAAATAGACGATAAGGAACTAAGAATAGCTCTTGATATTGCCAGTGATATAGCTCAAAAGTTTGAGAAAGATAATAAGAAACCCATACCCCTAAATGCAAATGATAAGAAAGTCATGGAGAAAGTATTGAAGTGTTTTAACTTCTCTTCCTCAGACTCTATCTCTAACGTTTTAAAGAATTTCAATATTGAACAAAGTAAGGAATGCTATGTAGACAATGTTCCTTCATTTATAAAGCCAGAGTACTATGAGTTTGTCAGAATCCCCGGTAAACCTGGAGGACAGAAAATGTCAGTAAAAGTCGATTCCAGATATGTAATTCTCGCAATAGCTGGTTGGTTATTTTCCAGGATAGGATATGCTAGAGTAGGTGGAGAAACAATAGGGGTAAACGTTTTCACATTAACAAAATCAATGCTCTACAATACTTACGGTCAGTTCAGCGGTGTAAAGCCGGAAACTGCTTTCATATTTCTTTTAGCTGATAGGGTAATAAAGTCTGGTTCAAACATTTCTTCAGCTAGAGTATATCTTATGTCAGATGCTGGAGGACAAAACCCCACCGTTATATTAGGAGGTTTCAGCGTAGATTTCTCTAAGTTATTGGAAAAGAAAGAGTTAATAGATGATGATTTAATAAGACTTGCACAAGACGCAACAAACGACCAAAGCCCCACTAGTGATTTTTCAGCCAGAATTGTTGAACTGGTCTATGAAGTGATTGGTGGAGCTAAGAGGGTAGAGGATTTAGTATATCTCGCAAATCGTTATGTTTCCATGGAGGTAAGGAATGCGAAGGACTTCTGTAAGAATAACAGAATCTATTGCACAGCATACTATTATTCTCAGAAGCTTTTAAGTGAAATAGGATGGTAG
- a CDS encoding CRISPR-associated endonuclease Cas3'', with protein sequence MKKPCAFTNQPLLDHSKGSLNSVKKILSDSYVLTAKRRLEKFGIKVKKEDFEISILLHDIGKAGEFYQTQFDDECNSSHTPSFLYHEIGSAIFFYKNIEDKKLKLLIALAELNHLNAIRGVSQLNPNSFPKKFDLGMIRLKRFGKIVLEEIGMENLTVEDYTFDDYHEMMSDLVKENGAYLKLYSLFLAPIIVGDNLDSSLARGLNERRRFIHVLEKEVNALDSPSV encoded by the coding sequence ATGAAGAAACCATGTGCATTTACAAATCAGCCTCTATTAGACCACTCTAAAGGTTCACTTAACTCGGTGAAAAAGATCCTTTCCGACTCCTATGTATTAACAGCAAAAAGAAGACTTGAAAAATTTGGGATAAAAGTAAAGAAGGAAGATTTTGAGATATCAATACTTCTCCACGATATAGGTAAGGCCGGTGAGTTTTATCAAACTCAATTTGATGATGAATGCAATTCTTCCCATACCCCCTCTTTCCTATATCACGAGATTGGGTCTGCAATTTTCTTTTATAAGAACATAGAGGATAAGAAGCTTAAACTATTAATTGCACTTGCTGAGCTGAACCATTTGAACGCAATTAGAGGTGTTTCGCAACTTAACCCCAATAGCTTTCCTAAGAAATTTGATCTGGGTATGATAAGACTTAAAAGATTCGGAAAAATAGTGTTAGAGGAAATAGGGATGGAGAACTTAACTGTTGAGGATTACACTTTTGATGATTACCACGAAATGATGAGTGATTTAGTAAAAGAGAACGGGGCTTATCTTAAGTTGTACTCTCTTTTTTTAGCTCCAATAATTGTTGGAGATAACTTAGACAGCTCCTTAGCTAGGGGGCTGAATGAGAGGAGGAGGTTTATCCATGTTCTTGAAAAGGAGGTGAATGCTCTTGATAGTCCCTCTGTATAA
- a CDS encoding nucleotidyltransferase domain-containing protein: MEPLERIKFLRNWREAFSKLNLERFSEVYVFGSVISGKITGGSDIDVILVIKRNEDRNKALIDFFDEVERVGRKSVIFV; this comes from the coding sequence ATGGAACCTCTAGAGAGAATAAAGTTCTTACGAAACTGGAGGGAAGCTTTTAGTAAGCTTAACCTTGAAAGATTTAGTGAGGTTTACGTTTTCGGCTCCGTAATAAGCGGAAAAATAACCGGCGGAAGTGACATTGATGTAATCCTGGTTATCAAACGCAATGAGGATAGGAATAAGGCATTAATAGACTTCTTTGATGAAGTTGAGAGAGTTGGGAGAAAAAGCGTCATATTTGTTTGA
- a CDS encoding VapB-type antitoxin yields the protein MKTVTLKIKDEYYELAEQMVEIGIAKSRNEAFNLILSYGVSKAREELKKSKIKELTEKWLKEGLPFNLPTSEDLLRERGLC from the coding sequence GTGAAGACAGTAACACTGAAGATAAAAGACGAGTATTATGAATTAGCTGAACAAATGGTTGAGATAGGTATAGCTAAGTCCAGGAATGAAGCGTTTAATCTCATTCTTTCTTACGGTGTGAGCAAAGCTAGAGAAGAGCTGAAAAAGAGTAAGATTAAAGAACTTACTGAGAAATGGTTAAAAGAAGGATTACCGTTTAACTTACCTACTTCTGAAGACCTATTAAGGGAAAGAGGACTGTGTTAA
- a CDS encoding metallophosphoesterase family protein — MILLISDLHKSFDSLEEMESVKWLLSILDELKPDYLIGAGDWGEGMSIEDFSNILSRTKLIAVYGNHENFSIIKNFSIRDGQIIRVGNMRITGINGLIGDNKDYGIKPEKFLRIIGKLKDIDILVTHQPPYLPEIYPKMRYNEATELMLQALEQVRPKLHFNGHMTGGCYSYYEFEWGKYLRVDSSARFRCYAVIDKNVTVYQRGEEVFSFDL; from the coding sequence ATGATACTACTAATTAGCGATTTACACAAAAGTTTTGATAGTTTAGAGGAAATGGAATCGGTTAAATGGCTATTAAGTATCTTAGACGAATTAAAACCAGATTACTTAATAGGTGCTGGCGATTGGGGTGAAGGGATGTCAATAGAAGATTTTTCCAATATTCTTTCAAGGACTAAGTTAATAGCCGTTTACGGTAATCATGAGAATTTTTCTATAATAAAGAATTTTTCAATAAGGGATGGTCAAATTATAAGAGTTGGTAATATGAGAATTACTGGAATTAACGGTCTGATAGGAGACAATAAGGATTATGGGATCAAGCCAGAAAAATTTCTAAGAATAATAGGAAAGTTGAAGGATATTGATATATTAGTAACTCATCAACCTCCTTACCTTCCAGAAATATATCCTAAAATGAGATATAATGAGGCTACTGAATTAATGCTGCAAGCATTAGAACAAGTAAGACCTAAGCTTCACTTTAATGGTCATATGACTGGCGGTTGTTACTCCTATTATGAATTCGAATGGGGTAAATATCTTAGAGTAGATAGTTCAGCCAGATTTAGATGTTATGCAGTAATAGATAAGAATGTAACAGTATATCAGAGAGGAGAAGAAGTTTTCAGTTTTGATTTATAA
- a CDS encoding type II toxin-antitoxin system VapC family toxin produces the protein MAKFITKEKGWEKITEILKDAETLDFALVEVSNVVWKKVVLTRELTEQDAVKAVTIIRDYLPQLLTLNKSVDLIERAIEISMKEKITIYDSLYIALAERKGSKLVTGDKKQHGIAKKYIISELI, from the coding sequence TTGGCTAAATTTATAACTAAGGAGAAAGGATGGGAGAAGATTACAGAGATTCTAAAAGACGCTGAGACATTAGACTTTGCGTTAGTTGAAGTATCTAACGTAGTGTGGAAGAAAGTTGTATTAACCAGAGAGTTAACTGAACAAGACGCAGTTAAGGCAGTTACTATAATTAGAGACTATTTACCACAGTTGCTGACATTGAATAAAAGCGTTGACTTAATTGAAAGAGCTATTGAGATTTCCATGAAAGAGAAAATTACGATATATGATTCACTTTATATTGCATTGGCTGAACGTAAAGGAAGTAAATTAGTAACTGGAGATAAGAAGCAACATGGGATAGCGAAAAAGTACATCATCTCAGAGCTTATATAG
- a CDS encoding alanyl-tRNA editing protein — protein sequence MIEVRTHTALHIVKGAVRKVLGAKWTASTYVKDNHGRLTVKFERKPTEDEIEEIFKLSNEKVKENVTILTEVLPREEAERKYGDEIYDLFPVPPEVKELYIVIIPNWNINACNKQHTKSTGEVGEIIKDYWRFRNSKQLLEIAFNINQ from the coding sequence GTGATTGAAGTAAGAACTCATACGGCTTTACATATAGTTAAAGGCGCTGTAAGAAAAGTGTTAGGAGCTAAATGGACCGCTAGTACATATGTTAAAGATAATCACGGGAGGCTAACGGTTAAATTTGAGAGGAAGCCTACTGAAGATGAAATTGAGGAGATTTTCAAACTATCAAACGAAAAAGTTAAAGAAAATGTAACTATTTTAACTGAAGTTCTACCTAGAGAAGAAGCTGAAAGAAAATACGGAGATGAAATTTATGATCTATTTCCCGTACCTCCAGAAGTAAAAGAGCTTTACATTGTGATAATACCTAATTGGAATATAAACGCATGCAATAAGCAACATACAAAAAGTACGGGTGAAGTAGGGGAAATAATTAAAGACTATTGGCGATTTAGAAATTCCAAACAACTTTTAGAGATAGCATTTAATATCAATCAGTAA
- the cas6 gene encoding CRISPR system precrRNA processing endoribonuclease RAMP protein Cas6, with protein sequence MVEFFSEKIVKVEFSAIPERDVILPPLSSKVVKNLILSSKLLPSISNLVKSGMKNKPIFISNLGKNGFRLFSTGKPVSVKAGEILNFFISFPYYDGFFTELSSGSFETGYGKFFIELQQLEVIELSSIKGVSEGNFYVKFVTPALLSSKVLLPPSLKEKYKNVNPGYSLIPSVGLIVSYAYRAYRALYGNTSNIELDLKSFRLGVLSNSLSRVIGYKLKPLTVVIGNDDKGRLRTSRGFVGWMEFDIPYKKLKKAISKYLTVASYLGIGKSRGIGLGEVVVKMKSYSETSET encoded by the coding sequence ATGGTAGAGTTTTTTTCTGAAAAAATCGTTAAAGTTGAGTTTTCTGCTATACCAGAAAGGGATGTAATTTTACCCCCTCTAAGTTCTAAAGTAGTAAAGAACTTGATTTTATCTTCTAAACTACTTCCCTCTATCTCAAACTTAGTCAAAAGTGGAATGAAGAATAAGCCAATATTTATCTCAAACTTGGGTAAAAATGGTTTTAGACTTTTCAGTACGGGTAAGCCAGTAAGTGTTAAAGCTGGAGAAATCCTTAACTTCTTCATCTCTTTCCCCTATTATGACGGATTTTTCACGGAACTGTCTTCTGGGAGTTTTGAGACCGGGTATGGGAAGTTTTTTATTGAGCTCCAACAACTCGAAGTTATTGAACTTAGCTCCATAAAAGGGGTTAGTGAGGGTAATTTTTATGTAAAATTCGTGACCCCCGCTCTTCTTTCTTCAAAAGTTCTTCTTCCTCCGTCATTGAAAGAGAAATATAAGAATGTTAACCCGGGGTATAGTCTAATCCCTTCTGTTGGTTTAATAGTGAGTTATGCTTATAGGGCTTATAGGGCTTTATATGGAAATACCAGTAATATAGAGCTTGATTTAAAATCCTTTAGGCTTGGGGTTCTGAGTAATAGTTTATCTAGAGTTATAGGGTATAAACTTAAACCCTTGACTGTAGTCATAGGAAATGACGATAAGGGGAGATTAAGGACATCGAGAGGTTTTGTAGGATGGATGGAATTTGATATCCCGTACAAGAAGCTCAAGAAAGCTATTTCGAAGTATTTAACCGTAGCTTCCTATTTAGGGATAGGGAAGAGTAGGGGAATCGGCCTTGGGGAAGTTGTGGTTAAGATGAAAAGTTACTCAGAAACCTCTGAGACATAA
- the cas3 gene encoding CRISPR-associated helicase Cas3': MLSSAKSITNIYEEFIKDNRLQDRLAIRQTVEELDKGHNVILKAPTGYGKTTLTKVLANAVDLGYFARVIHVLPLRAIVQDLYEKLKADSEKGVIKTKSIAAQDMDFSDSPFFMQKVTVTTLDTFILNLFKLPAVEMGKVFQNFGAHYELPRGMIYSSLVIFDEFHLLGEEGRPLTAGLSAVKSLTDAGVPVIVMSATIDKGLESLIKKYGRDFATVEAKDFSIERKITVKKIREEEVLSDVLKEYSEGKRVLVVFNTRVGAISFYKALKDKGLNPVLIHSKFNREDRRVLVQKVLKERLVVSTQVIEAGIDTSFDVLITEAAPASNLIQRAGRVARYGGYGEVHVFPFSGKVYDKEEVQEVWESLDRGLPELKEKEYHVDNILLSDLTTIDHSVFADSITAKNLYTSVCNIVRETSIIMGFPRGEYNSEKAIPLTEKEAMEALKKNGAVKDGKEITDYKPSTNVCLQLDLLMKGIDGVIITGYNKEIGGII; this comes from the coding sequence ATGTTGTCTTCGGCTAAGAGTATAACTAATATTTATGAGGAGTTCATAAAGGATAACAGATTACAAGACAGATTAGCTATTAGACAAACTGTAGAGGAATTAGACAAAGGACATAATGTTATCCTTAAGGCTCCTACTGGATACGGTAAGACAACGTTAACAAAGGTGTTAGCTAATGCTGTAGACCTAGGTTATTTTGCTAGGGTAATACACGTTCTCCCATTGAGAGCAATTGTACAAGACCTATATGAGAAACTAAAAGCCGATAGTGAAAAGGGAGTTATTAAGACTAAAAGTATTGCAGCCCAGGATATGGACTTCTCTGATTCCCCCTTTTTCATGCAGAAAGTGACTGTGACCACCCTAGATACCTTTATCCTTAACCTATTTAAGCTTCCCGCAGTTGAGATGGGTAAAGTATTTCAAAACTTTGGAGCACATTACGAATTACCTAGGGGTATGATATATTCATCATTAGTTATATTTGATGAGTTCCACCTTCTAGGAGAAGAGGGTAGACCTTTAACTGCTGGATTATCTGCTGTAAAGTCACTTACAGATGCAGGTGTTCCTGTAATAGTTATGTCTGCCACTATTGACAAAGGGCTAGAATCACTGATAAAGAAGTACGGTAGAGATTTCGCTACTGTAGAAGCCAAAGACTTCAGTATTGAAAGAAAGATTACAGTTAAGAAGATAAGAGAAGAAGAGGTCTTAAGTGACGTTTTAAAGGAATATAGTGAGGGAAAGAGAGTGTTAGTAGTGTTTAATACTAGGGTAGGGGCTATTAGTTTTTATAAAGCCCTTAAGGATAAGGGACTTAACCCGGTGCTAATCCACAGTAAGTTCAATAGGGAAGACAGAAGGGTCTTAGTTCAGAAGGTATTAAAGGAAAGGCTTGTTGTCTCTACTCAAGTTATTGAGGCTGGAATAGATACAAGTTTTGACGTATTAATTACTGAAGCAGCACCAGCATCAAACCTAATACAGAGGGCTGGAAGAGTGGCGAGGTATGGAGGATATGGTGAGGTCCATGTGTTTCCGTTCAGTGGAAAGGTTTATGATAAGGAAGAGGTACAGGAGGTTTGGGAATCCTTAGACAGAGGTTTGCCAGAACTTAAGGAGAAAGAGTATCATGTCGATAACATACTTCTTAGTGACTTAACTACTATAGACCATTCAGTATTTGCTGATTCAATTACAGCTAAGAACCTTTATACCTCTGTATGTAATATAGTGAGGGAAACATCTATTATAATGGGCTTTCCTAGGGGAGAGTATAATTCTGAGAAGGCAATTCCTCTTACAGAAAAAGAGGCAATGGAGGCTCTGAAGAAGAACGGAGCTGTAAAAGATGGTAAGGAGATTACAGATTATAAGCCCTCTACAAATGTTTGCCTACAATTAGATCTCTTAATGAAAGGAATAGATGGTGTAATAATAACCGGATATAATAAGGAGATCGGAGGGATAATATGA